The Halalkalibacter krulwichiae genome has a segment encoding these proteins:
- a CDS encoding alpha-ketoacid dehydrogenase subunit beta, whose translation MSVIRFNKAINMALSEEMKRDANVFIAGEDVAEAGGSFGVTKGLLNEFGESRVVDTPISEGAIIGLAVGSSLTGLKPVVEIMFMDFMAVCFDQIINQAAKMRYMSGGKMSLPLVIRTQAGAGFNAGPQHSQSLEALLMHIPGIKVVMPSNPYDAKGLLKTAIRDENPVIFIENKMLYGLKGEVPDEEYVVPFGKANIVRKGTDVTIVALGQMVNKAKSVTKQLEQQGISAELIDPRTITPLDKDTIVNSVAKTGRLVIVHEAVKTGGVGAEIAALVQEEVFDYLDAPIQRVAAPFTPVPYSKPLENYFLPDEQKIIEAVKKVCIGRQFPQLVGRD comes from the coding sequence ATGAGTGTAATTCGATTTAACAAGGCTATAAATATGGCTTTGAGTGAAGAAATGAAAAGAGATGCTAATGTATTCATTGCTGGAGAAGATGTAGCAGAAGCGGGTGGTTCTTTCGGTGTAACGAAAGGGTTATTAAATGAATTTGGAGAAAGCAGAGTGGTTGATACTCCCATTAGTGAAGGAGCAATAATAGGGTTAGCAGTTGGGAGTTCATTAACAGGTTTAAAACCCGTTGTAGAAATAATGTTTATGGATTTTATGGCTGTTTGCTTTGACCAAATTATTAATCAAGCAGCTAAAATGCGCTATATGTCAGGTGGAAAAATGAGCTTACCTCTTGTAATAAGAACACAAGCAGGGGCTGGTTTTAATGCTGGACCTCAACATTCACAAAGTTTGGAAGCCCTATTAATGCATATACCCGGTATTAAAGTCGTTATGCCTTCTAATCCATATGATGCTAAAGGTCTACTCAAGACAGCCATTCGAGATGAAAACCCAGTTATTTTTATCGAAAATAAAATGCTATACGGTTTGAAAGGTGAGGTACCCGATGAAGAATATGTTGTCCCATTTGGGAAAGCAAATATTGTACGCAAGGGTACTGATGTAACAATTGTAGCTTTAGGACAAATGGTAAATAAGGCTAAGAGCGTCACTAAACAGTTAGAACAACAAGGAATTTCAGCTGAATTGATTGATCCTAGAACCATTACACCACTTGATAAAGATACGATAGTAAATTCCGTTGCTAAAACTGGAAGGTTAGTGATTGTTCATGAGGCCGTAAAAACAGGAGGAGTTGGAGCAGAAATTGCAGCACTAGTACAGGAAGAGGTATTTGATTACTTAGATGCACCAATCCAACGTGTAGCTGCACCTTTTACCCCAGTTCCATATAGCAAACCGTTAGAGAATTACTTTTTACCCGATGAACAAAAGATTATAGAAGCTGTTAAAAAAGTATGTATTGGTCGTCAATTCCCACAATTAGTTGGGAGGGATTGA
- a CDS encoding 2-oxo acid dehydrogenase subunit E2: protein MIQFPVKHVIASPRARAKAKNLGINLSEFEGSGPLGRIIESDVIFNHQQTKSNVDRILPQSKASPLAKKMAEVEQVSLHLVEGSGVGGKIVSKDIHNYLNSATPTIQEMQRKPLQGIRKIIADKMTYSKKNIPHVTLTVKVDASDLVDFRDSIKSNYENVSYTDLLIKILAKSLKQFPSINVSLEEDTIISHEDVNVGMAVAISNGLVVPVIQNANEKTITEIAKLTSELVNKAQKGKLTSTDLSNGRFTLSNLGMYAVDGFTPIINPPESAILGVGRIKEDLFVENSQIRIGKSLVLSLSFDHRVIDGAPAAEFLGYIKELIENSSFLNRSLGE, encoded by the coding sequence TTGATACAGTTTCCCGTTAAACATGTTATTGCATCACCTCGAGCGAGAGCAAAGGCTAAAAACTTAGGTATAAATCTTAGTGAATTTGAAGGCAGTGGACCTTTAGGTAGAATTATAGAGTCTGATGTGATTTTTAACCATCAACAAACAAAGTCAAATGTTGACCGCATCCTTCCTCAAAGCAAAGCGTCGCCATTAGCTAAGAAGATGGCAGAGGTCGAACAGGTAAGCTTACATTTAGTAGAGGGTAGTGGAGTAGGTGGGAAAATTGTTAGTAAAGATATTCATAATTATCTCAATTCTGCTACTCCAACCATACAAGAAATGCAACGTAAACCACTACAAGGTATTAGGAAGATAATTGCCGACAAAATGACCTATAGTAAAAAAAATATTCCCCACGTCACATTAACAGTTAAAGTAGATGCCTCCGATTTAGTCGATTTTCGTGATTCCATTAAAAGTAACTATGAAAATGTTAGTTATACCGACTTATTAATTAAAATATTAGCCAAAAGTTTAAAACAATTCCCATCAATTAATGTTTCCCTTGAAGAAGATACTATTATTTCGCATGAAGATGTAAATGTTGGAATGGCAGTTGCAATTAGCAACGGATTAGTTGTTCCTGTTATACAGAATGCAAATGAAAAAACAATTACTGAAATAGCTAAATTGACAAGTGAGTTAGTGAATAAAGCCCAGAAAGGTAAATTAACATCAACTGACTTATCTAATGGGAGATTCACATTAAGTAATTTAGGTATGTATGCTGTAGATGGATTTACACCTATTATTAATCCGCCAGAAAGTGCCATTCTAGGGGTGGGAAGAATCAAAGAAGACCTATTTGTAGAGAATAGCCAAATTAGGATCGGAAAATCGTTAGTTCTTTCTCTATCTTTTGATCATCGGGTTATTGATGGGGCCCCCGCAGCGGAGTTTTTAGGATATATAAAAGAATTAATTGAGAATTCTTCTTTTCTCAATAGAAGTTTAGGGGAATGA
- the lpdA gene encoding dihydrolipoyl dehydrogenase, translated as MMMKKNIIIPKAGLTMTEATIEHWMVDIGDYVMKDQAIAEILTEKMIIEVTAPEEGTINSIIKNVGDDVKVGDIVATMEVEGEERVSVDSEERERQELPVTNKELTQYTVAVIGGGPGGYTAAIRAAQLGGKVVLIERENLGGVCLNSGCIPTKTVLKGVEFSKVHLKAAEFGVRYNAPDVDFKKLMEHKGKVVTQLRKGVSHLLQKNEIDVINGTGKVLGSSLIEVTKENGEIEKVSSENIILATGSKAAIPNIEGIHETSYMTSEEALKQTQLPESIAIVGAGAIGCEFAGIYAPLGVKVTLIESSNDILPGFDNDVVKVLKDSLRNDGVTISTSSFVTEIVESGNYKKVLFEKDGQLEEIEVEEVLVATGRKPNIDELEGSGLHITGGKVTVDEKMRTNISNIYAVGDVTGKHNLAHVAATQGIVAAENCMNISSKITDRYIPVCIYTSPEIASIGLSETEAKQKGINFQVGKFQFNANGRALSNGSPDGFVKVLREEKYNQILGVQIVGECASELISEATLALNLESTTDEISLTIHAHPTLSEGFLEAVLASMGKAIHS; from the coding sequence ATGATGATGAAGAAAAATATTATTATACCAAAAGCTGGATTAACAATGACAGAGGCAACAATTGAACACTGGATGGTTGATATAGGAGACTATGTCATGAAGGATCAGGCAATTGCAGAAATCCTTACGGAGAAAATGATAATAGAAGTAACGGCACCAGAAGAGGGAACGATAAATTCAATCATCAAGAATGTTGGGGATGATGTAAAAGTTGGTGACATAGTAGCCACGATGGAAGTAGAGGGTGAAGAAAGAGTAAGTGTTGATAGTGAAGAGAGAGAAAGACAAGAATTACCAGTAACTAACAAAGAATTAACGCAATATACTGTGGCCGTTATTGGTGGTGGGCCCGGTGGGTATACAGCTGCAATTCGTGCTGCACAACTTGGAGGTAAAGTCGTTTTGATTGAACGAGAGAATCTAGGAGGAGTATGTCTAAATTCAGGTTGTATTCCTACAAAAACCGTGCTTAAAGGCGTTGAATTCTCGAAAGTTCATTTGAAAGCTGCTGAGTTTGGGGTAAGGTACAATGCTCCCGATGTTGATTTCAAAAAGCTTATGGAACATAAAGGCAAGGTAGTAACACAGCTTAGAAAAGGAGTATCACATCTGTTACAAAAAAATGAGATTGACGTAATAAACGGAACAGGAAAAGTACTCGGTTCATCTCTCATTGAGGTAACAAAGGAAAATGGTGAAATAGAAAAAGTCAGCAGTGAAAATATCATATTAGCTACTGGTTCCAAAGCCGCAATTCCAAATATTGAAGGGATACATGAAACTTCCTATATGACTAGTGAAGAAGCATTAAAGCAAACACAACTACCAGAAAGTATTGCGATTGTAGGGGCTGGTGCTATTGGCTGTGAATTTGCTGGAATTTATGCACCCCTTGGGGTTAAAGTGACACTTATCGAAAGTAGTAATGATATATTACCGGGATTTGATAATGATGTAGTAAAAGTTCTAAAAGATTCGCTACGGAATGATGGAGTTACGATTTCAACTTCATCGTTCGTGACAGAAATTGTAGAAAGTGGAAATTATAAAAAGGTATTATTCGAGAAAGACGGACAATTAGAAGAAATTGAAGTAGAAGAAGTATTGGTTGCTACAGGGAGAAAGCCTAATATTGATGAATTAGAAGGTAGCGGGCTTCATATTACAGGTGGGAAAGTTACTGTAGATGAAAAAATGCGGACAAATATTTCTAACATTTATGCAGTAGGTGATGTAACTGGAAAGCATAATCTAGCACATGTAGCAGCTACTCAAGGAATAGTTGCAGCAGAAAACTGTATGAATATATCAAGTAAAATAACTGATCGCTATATTCCTGTGTGTATCTATACATCTCCTGAAATTGCTTCAATAGGTTTGAGTGAAACAGAAGCAAAGCAAAAAGGAATAAACTTTCAGGTAGGGAAGTTTCAATTCAATGCAAATGGTCGGGCATTATCAAATGGAAGTCCTGATGGCTTTGTTAAGGTGTTAAGGGAGGAAAAGTATAATCAAATACTCGGTGTTCAAATTGTGGGAGAATGTGCATCTGAGTTAATATCAGAAGCTACTTTAGCATTAAATTTAGAGTCAACAACTGATGAAATCAGTTTAACCATTCACGCACATCCTACGTTATCAGAAGGATTTCTTGAAGCGGTTCTAGCAAGTATGGGAAAAGCAATTCATTCATAA